One region of Carya illinoinensis cultivar Pawnee chromosome 8, C.illinoinensisPawnee_v1, whole genome shotgun sequence genomic DNA includes:
- the LOC122319007 gene encoding geranylgeranyl transferase type-2 subunit alpha 1: MHGRPRKDPKPEDAAASVAKAEKLRSLQSQFLSNHHNKIYTNEALEVNTKLLEVNPEYYTAWNFRKLAVEHRLSQSDSDPDSIKSIFSEELKVVESALKQNFKSYGAWHHRKWVLSKGHSSIDHEMRLLDRYQKLDPRNFHAWNYRRFVAALMNRSEVDELRYTTDMINSNFSNYSAWHNRSILLSNLLQRKVQGFFPKELVLNEEYELVHQALFTDPDDQSGWFYYLWLLDQTVKADAPLLVSSWPARDSLIILEDQCLDDRALSPFNTFHSDSGTFPLIVYFNQAVEGVNSSTISVESVLNANSELNWKPLSTNNSQTAQVWVTYLNYPKVDVHSEAYPVEVSIGHSGGIISSSGFHYSHPSRFAFKVFARPVKTPIGHGGEIISWQDGNFALYETSPEEPNPTISLDQLNSKDDNEKTSSEWRAETIANEIALFQELLSEISCKIGKLTLARLLKAHDTLLSPCANKMVYSEEVIKLYSDLRVLDPPHSQFYKDEHSLTLLQQITSTRESLLRYCFLHGDGTSSFIGNSMCLRLNNLSLSRMGSIERLLWVQMLDLSHNELRSIEGLEAMQLLSCLNLSNNKLSGFTALGPLRLLKLLKVLDISCNQIGSHSIDTTRYLCSSPLCHTEEMDWGRDETVTADVNLANYWEAFVIFRGLSLTQLDIAGNAVADEKLKSFLVKIVPTLKWLDGGELH, from the exons ATGCACGGTCGGCCTCGCAAGGACCCAAAGCCAGAGGATGCAGCTGCTTCGGTAGCCAAAGCTGAGAAACTTCGCTCTCTCCAATCTCAGTTCCTCTCCAACCACCACAACAAGAT TTATACTAATGAAGCTCTAGAGGTTAACACGAAGCTGCTAGAAGTCAACCCCGAGTACTATACGGCTTGGAATTTCAGGAAGCTCGCCGTTGAACACCGTCTGAGTCAGTCCGACTCTGATCCTGACTCGATCAAGTCGATTTTCAGTGAAGAACTCAAAGTG GTAGAGAGCGCATTGAAGCAGAATTTTAAGTCGTACGGAGCGTGGCATCATCGAAAATGGGTGCTAAGCAAGGGTCATTCATCCATAGATCACGAAATGCGGCTTCTGGATCGGTACCAGAAGCTCGATCCCCGGAATTTTCATGCGTGGAATTACCGGAG ATTTGTGGCAGCATTGATGAACAGATCAGAGGTGGACGAATTACGGTATACGACAGATATGATAAATTCCAATTTCAGCAATTATTCTGCGTGGCACAATCGTAG TATACTTCTATCTAATTTGCTGCAAAGAAAGGTTCAAGGGTTTTTCCCAAAAGAGTTGGTCTTGAATGAGGAATATGAGCTTGTCCACCAAGCGCTTTTTACAGATCCAGATGATCAAAGTGGCTGGTTCTATTATCTTTGGCTTCTTGATCAAACAGTGAAAGCTGATGCTCCTCTACTAGTTTCTTCTTGGCCTGCTCGTGATTCTCTCATTATATTGGAAGATCAGTGCCTGGATGACCGTGCCTTGTCTCCATTCAATACATTCCATTCTGATTCAGGAACATTTCCActcattgtttattttaatcAAGCTGTGGAAGGTGTAAATTCATCGACAATATCTGTTGAATCTGTTCTTAACGCGAACAGTGAACTTAATTGGAAACCACTTTCAACAAATAATTCTCAGACTGCCCAAGTTTGGGTGACTTATCTCAATTATCCCAAAGTAGATGTCCATTCAGAAGCTTATCCTGTGGAGGTTAGCATTGGACATTCTGGAGGCATCATTTCCTCTAGTGGTTTTCACTATAGCCATCCCTCTAGATTCGCCTTTAAAGTGTTTGCACGGCCTGTTAAAACCCCTATTGGGCATGGTGGAGAGATCATTTCCTGGCAAGATGGAAATTTTGCTTTATATGAAACATCTCCTGAGGAACCAAATCCAACTATTTCTTTAGATCAACTAAATAGTAAGGATGACAATGAGAAAACATCTTCAGAGTGGCGTGCAGAGACTATAGCTAATGAAATAGCTCTTTTCCAGGAATTATTGTCAGAAATCAGCTG CAAAATTGGAAAGCTTACACTTGCAAGATTGTTGAAGGCTCATGACACGTTGCTATCTCCATGTGCTAACAAAATGGTCTATTCTGAAGAAGTAATCAAGCTTTATAGTGACTTAAGAGTGTTGGACCCACCGCATTCTCAATTCTACAAGGACGAACACAGCTTAACTTTATTGCAGCAG ATAACTTCCACGAGAGAGTCTTTACTGAGATACTGCTTTCTTCATGGAGATGGGACTTCATCATTTATCGGTAATTCTATGTGCTTACGACTGAATAATTTATCACTGTCGCGGATGGGATCTATTGAGAGGTTATTATGGGTTCAAATGCTAGACCTGAGCCACAATGAACTCAGATCAATTGAAG GATTGGAGGCAATGCAGCTTCTTTCTTGCTTAAATCTGAGCAACAATAAACTCAGTGGTTTTACTGCTCTGGGACCTTTGAGACTGCTGAAATTGCTTAAAGTGTTGGATATTTCATGCAACCAGATAGGTTCACACTCGATTGATACAACAAGGTATCTGTGTTCATCGCCTTTGTGTCATACAGAAGAAATGGATTGGGGTCGTGATGAAACTGTGACTGCTGATGTCAACCTGGCAAATTATTGGGAAGCTTTTGTAATATTTAGAGGCTTGAGCTTGACACAATTAGATATTGCGGGGAATGCAGTTGCTGATGAAAAATTGAAGTCATTTTTGGTCAAGATTGTGCCTACACTTAAGTGGCTAGATGGTGGAGAATTGCATTAA